From a single Brassica rapa cultivar Chiifu-401-42 chromosome A01, CAAS_Brap_v3.01, whole genome shotgun sequence genomic region:
- the LOC103863560 gene encoding probable xyloglucan endotransglucosylase/hydrolase protein 23, with protein MAMINYSTILSPLLAAIMIYSVSANFHQDVEITWGDGRGQITNNGDLLTLSLDKSSGSGFQSKNEYLFGKIDMQIKLVAGNSAGTVTAYYLKSSGSTWDEIDFEFLGNLSGDPYTLHTNVFTQGKGDREQQFKLWFDPTIDFHTYSILWNPQRIIFSVDGTPIREFKNMESQGTLFPKNQPMRMYSSLWNAEDWATRGGLVKTDWSKAPFTASYRGFSEEACVVSNGKSSCSNGSGQGSSSGSWLSQELDSTGQERMRWVQSNYMIYNYCTDAKRFPQGLPRECLSA; from the exons ATGGCGATGATCAACTACTCCACCATCTTGTCTCCTCTGCTTGCTGCTATTATGATTTACTCTGTTTCCGCCAATTTTCACCAAGACGTGGAGATAACTTGGGGAGATGGACGTGGACAGATCACTAACAACGGCGATCTTCTTACACTCTCTCTCGACAAGTCTTCTGGCTCAGGATTCCAATCCAAGAATGAATATTTGTTTGGTAAAATCGACATGCAGATCAAACTCGTCGCGGGAAACTCCGCAGGAACAGTCACTGCTTACTAT TTGAAATCATCTGGATCTACATGGGACGAGATTGATTTTGAGTTCTTGGGAAATCTAAGTGGTGATCCTTACACACTTCATACCAATGTCTTTACTCAAGGCAAAGGAGACAGGGAACAACAGTTCAAACTCTGGTTCGATCCCACTATTGATTTCCACACTTACTCTATCCTCTGGAACCCACAACGCATTAT ATTCTCTGTGGATGGAACTCCGATAAGGGAATTTAAGAACATGGAATCTCAAGGAACTTTGTTCCCTAAGAACCAACCGATGAGGATGTACTCAAGTCTATGGAACGCCGAAGACTGGGCAACAAGGGGTGGTTTGGTCAAAACCGACTGGTCTAAAGCTCCCTTCACCGCTTCATACCGTGGCTTCAGTGAAGAAGCTTGTGTCGTGTCAAACGGGAAGTCATCGTGCTCCAACGGGTCAGGACAAGGGAGTAGTAGTGGTTCGTGGTTGTCCCAGGAGTTAGACTCGACGGGTCAAGAACGGATGAGATGGGTGCAGAGTAATTACATGATCTACAATTACTGTACGGACGCTAAGAGGTTCCCTCAAGGTCTTCCACGAGAGTGTCTATCTGCGTAG
- the LOC103863585 gene encoding CASP-like protein 2C1, translated as MVRLRESEVILRLCIVFLLILTSVLIGFDSQTKDIAYIHKKVTFRYLFALEIELYINVVVAAYNIAQLGFGWYGVAQKTSNSKWLSYLLDQTAVYVVFAGVSAAAQHSLLVVTGSRELQWMKWCSKFTRFCFQIGSAIILNYIAAMLMIILSFISAFSLFRLYSPKRYFQFKSSS; from the exons ATGGTGAGATTGAGAGAATCAGAAGTGATCCTGAGACTCTGTATCGTCTTTCTTCTTATACTTACTTCTGTTCTGATAGGTTTCGATTCTCAGACCAAAGATATTGCTTATATCCACAAGAAAGTCACTTTCAGATACTTGTTTGCTCTAGA GATTGAGTTGTACATAAATGTTGTGGTTGCTGCATATAATATCGCTCAATTAGGGTTTGGTTGGTACGGTGTTGCACAAAAAACCTCCAATTCTAAATGGCTCTCTTACCTCTTGGATCAG ACGGCGGTGTACGTGGTGTTCGCCGGGGTATCTGCGGCGGCACAACACTCATTGCTGGTGGTGACTGGTTCCAGGGAGCTTCAGTGGATGAAGTGGTGCTCCAAGTTCACAAGGTTCTGCTTTCAGATCGGAAGTGCCATCATCTTAAACTACATCGCAGCGATGCTCATGATCATCCTCTCCTTCATCTCCGCCTTCAGCCTCTTCCGCCTTTACTCCCCTAAACGTTATTTTCAGTTCAAGTCCTCCTCCTAA
- the LOC103863575 gene encoding xyloglucan endotransglucosylase/hydrolase protein 14, which produces MAVSATKKPLLLLSLFFFVVAASAGNFYESFDITWGDGRAKILEDGQLLTCTLDKISGSGFQSKKEYLYGKIDMKLKLVAGNSAGTVTAYYLSSKGATWDEIDFEFLGNLTGQPYTIHTNVFTGGKGDREMQFHLWFDPTADFHTYTVHWNPVNIIFLVDGIPIRVFKNNEKNGVGYPTSQPMKIYSSLWEADDWATQGGRVKIDWSNAPFSASYRSFNDQSACSRTSNATWVACDANKDSWMWTSLNNHQYGQMKWVQDEFMIYNYCTDYKRFPQGLAKECNL; this is translated from the exons ATGGCGGTTTCCGCAACCAAAAAGCCTTTATTGTTGttgtctctcttcttctttgtcgTAGCTGCATCTGCCGGAAACTTCTACGAGAGCTTTGATATCACTTGGGGAGATGGTCGTGCCAAAATACTCGAGGATGGTCAGCTTCTCACTTGCACTCTTGACAAGATATCCGGCTCAGGTTTTCAATCCAAGAAGGAGTATTTGTACGGTAAGATAGACATGAAGCTCAAGCTTGTCGCTGGAAACTCCGCTGGTACCGTAACCGCTTACTAC CTTTCATCTAAAGGCGCGACATGGGATGAGATTGACTTCGAGTTTTTGGGTAATCTCACTGGACAGCCTTACACTATCCACACTAATGTCTTTACCGGAGGTAAAGGTGACCGTGAGATGCAGTTTCATCTCTGGTTCGATCCCACCGCAGATTTCCACACCTACACCGTCCACTGGAATCCTGTTAACATCAT CTTTCTTGTGGATGGGATCCCAATTAGGGTGTTCAAGAACAACGAGAAAAATGGTGTGGGTTACCCTACGAGCCAACCGATGAAAATATACTCAAGCCTTTGGGAAGCCGATGACTGGGCAACGCAAGGTGGTCGCGTGAAGATTGACTGGAGCAACGCACCATTCAGCGCCTCCTACAGGAGCTTCAACGACCAAAGCGCATGTAGCAGAACCTCGAACGCAACATGGGTGGCTTGTGACGCAAACAAAGACTCGTGGATGTGGACATCTCTCAATAACCACCAGTACGGACAGATGAAGTGGGTGCAAGACGAATTTATGATCTACAACTATTGTACCGATTATAAGAGGTTCCCTCAGGGTCTCGCCAAGGAATGTAACCTTTAA